The following coding sequences lie in one Ostrea edulis chromosome 8, xbOstEdul1.1, whole genome shotgun sequence genomic window:
- the LOC125662203 gene encoding uncharacterized protein LOC125662203 encodes MEITFPHHRELVVRQSISVKELIEKSPWLASRNELLREFERLEPNTPSNVLADLLSVGLTKYRKGIVRLLKSKKKHDLLSQIEETSQHYRTEGQRSYADDCMALAELPVLFKEKTELLLIKDENAEQPMGIKFKKNIMTMDTESFIVYAEGTEVFKCDSFFEAYTGLLACIYVMNLAYPKGLEKTLLFVQNILIGLKDNAEKNSIDKRIVNVLSLINAELKKQ; translated from the exons ATGGAAATCACCTTCCCACATCACCGGGAATTAGTGGTTCGTCAAAGCATCAGTGTAAAGGAGTTGATAGAAAAGTCCCCATGGCTTGCATCTAGGAATGAG CTTTTGAGAGAATTTGAGAGATTGGAACCAAATACACCATCTAATGTCCTTGCAGATTTATTGTCAGTGGGACTGACAAAATATAGAAAGGGTATTGTCCGTCTCTTGAAATCCAAGAAAAAGCATGATCTGCTTTCCCAAATTGAGGAAACAAGTCAGCACTACAGAACGGAAGGACAACGAAGTT ATGCTGATGATTGTATGGCCCTTGCTGAACTGCCGGTATTGTTCAAAGAGAAAACAGAACTACTGCTCATCAAGGATGAGAATGCAGAGCAGCCCATGggaataaaattcaaaaagaaTATTATGACAATGGACACGGAAAGTTTTATTGTTTACGCAGAGGGCACGGAAGTTTTTAAATGTGATTCATTCTTTGAGGCATATACTGGTTTATTAGCTTGTATCTATGTCATGAACTTGGCATATCCTAAAGGTCTAGAAAAGACACTGTTATTTGTACAAAATATCCTTATTGGACTCAAGGACAATGCCGAGAAAAATTCTATTGACAAAAGAATTGTAAATGTATTGTCACTGATCAATGCTGAATTGAAAAAACAATAA